Proteins from a single region of Apium graveolens cultivar Ventura chromosome 7, ASM990537v1, whole genome shotgun sequence:
- the LOC141674729 gene encoding uncharacterized protein LOC141674729 encodes MNEVKISVDAAVFKEPEGVGFGIVIRDSDGLLVTAKTLFNSQLVAPLMAEALGIKEALSWCDQVQGERIIVETDCLAAAQAIRSSCPMSSHFGLVVEECRSLLKRLQKILLRFIKRSANMIAHSLARGSCIYPDRIFDRSFVTIQVQNCIELDLSH; translated from the coding sequence ATGAATGAAGTTAAGATATCAGTTGATGCAGCTGTGTTTAAAGAACCCGAAGGAGTTGGTTTTGGAATAGTAATTCGTGATTCTGATGGTTTACTGGTAACAGCCAAGACATTGTTTAACTCACAGCTTGTTGCTCCACTTATGGCTGAGGCATTAGGCATTAAGGAAGCTCTGAGTTGGTGTGATCAGGTGCAAGGAGAGAGGATCATAGTGGAAACAGATTGCCTGGCGGCGGCTCAGGCAATTCGAAGTTCATGCCCCATGAGTTCTCATTTTGGTCTAGTTGTTGAGGAGTGTCGTAGTTTGTTGAAACGACTTCAAAAAATTTTATTACGCTTTATTAAACGATCTGCAAACATGATAGCCCATAGCCTTGCTAGGGGATCATGTATTTATCCGGATCGTATTTTTGATAGGAGTTTTGTTACTATTCAAGTTCAAAATTGTATCGAGTTGGATTTAAGTCATTAA
- the LOC141674728 gene encoding uncharacterized protein LOC141674728: protein MPSKIQILEGKNKKKNIPFWYVVVIRRQQEEELKHLEEETAKRLEEAIRKKVEEKMCSEEVKLEIERRIEEGRRKAFDDVEVQLKNEKEAALTEARRKEEQARKEREELDKMLEENRRRVEEAQRREALEAQRKEEERYRELELIQRQKEEALRRKKLEEEEEHANQMRLLGKNKSRPKVIGL from the exons ATGCCCTCTAAAATTCAAATTTTAGAGGGCAAGAACAAAAAGAAGAATATA CCATTTTGGTACGTGGTTGTTATTAGGCGCCAACAGGAGGAAGAGCTCAAACATTTAGAAGAGGAAACTGCAAAGAGACTGGAAGAAGCAATCCGTAAAAAAGTGGAGGAGAAAATGTGTTCTGAAGAAGTTAAGCTAGAAATAGAGAGGAGAATAGAAGAAGGCCGAAGAAAGGCTTTTGATGATGTTGAAGTTCAACTGAAAAATGAAAAGGAAGCAGCTTTGACAGAAGCGAGGAGAAAAGAA GAACAAGCTCGGAAAGAGAGAGAAGAGTTGGATAAGATGCTTGAGGAAAATCGTAGACGGGTAGAAGAGGCTCAGAGAAGAGAAGCACTGGAGGCACAGCGGAAAGAGGAGGAACGCTACCGTGAGTTAGAGCTTATTCAGCGACAAAAGGAAGAGGCTCTTCGAAGAAAGAAACTTGAAGAAGAGGAAGAACATGCAAATCAAATGAGGTTATTAGGAAAAAATAAGTCTCGGCCAAAGGTGATTGGTCTATAA